A section of the Rhodospirillales bacterium genome encodes:
- a CDS encoding helix-turn-helix transcriptional regulator — translation MNQGRGVADTGLVARLFADAVATKAIAPFGPRAQVREAIARGESAFKKWREFFGADALDVAQALDIHPEDYRRIEINAFVSTPGDVRAFCRYFKLSPLDLVDDYDVMPTGVAVALAERAGDRFLNARKRMRAQDAILAEIEKTVAIFGQERLYLNEVRAGRVRLTDMALPRRAFGALTLDNPLARLVGGYGDTLSLIEDCAQDDEVLLGEAEDTLARAGGREWKSLQERWMQRMLAFFARMECEDEDVAGPLIEDSIETVGLAHTRATFIDEPGRFGIERWHVPHVINGQVYGWESGCHAFFDALEHWRGNQSLHTLMQEQRAVANSRLRELDAWAERAQTQDLIQGFSNICVFARLCDDDARVVRALEPFYARPAARVFGPQGMRIT, via the coding sequence ATGAACCAGGGTCGGGGTGTGGCGGATACGGGCCTTGTCGCACGGCTTTTTGCCGATGCCGTCGCGACGAAAGCTATCGCGCCTTTTGGGCCTCGCGCGCAGGTGCGCGAGGCCATCGCGCGGGGTGAAAGCGCGTTCAAAAAATGGCGCGAGTTTTTCGGGGCCGATGCCTTGGATGTGGCGCAGGCTTTGGACATTCATCCGGAAGATTACCGCAGGATCGAGATCAACGCCTTTGTCAGCACGCCGGGCGATGTGCGCGCGTTCTGCCGGTATTTCAAGCTCAGTCCGCTGGATCTCGTGGATGATTACGACGTGATGCCGACCGGCGTCGCCGTGGCGCTGGCCGAGCGCGCGGGGGATAGGTTTTTGAACGCGCGCAAGCGTATGCGCGCGCAAGATGCCATTTTGGCCGAGATCGAAAAGACCGTCGCTATTTTCGGGCAGGAGCGTTTGTATCTGAACGAGGTCCGCGCGGGGCGGGTGCGCCTTACGGATATGGCGCTGCCGCGTCGCGCATTTGGCGCTTTGACGCTGGACAATCCTTTGGCGCGGCTGGTCGGCGGTTATGGCGACACGTTGAGCCTGATCGAGGATTGCGCGCAGGATGACGAGGTCTTGCTGGGCGAAGCGGAAGACACCCTTGCCCGTGCGGGTGGGCGGGAATGGAAGTCCCTGCAGGAACGATGGATGCAGCGGATGCTGGCGTTTTTCGCACGCATGGAATGCGAGGATGAAGATGTGGCCGGTCCGTTGATCGAAGATAGCATCGAAACGGTAGGGTTGGCACATACGCGGGCCACGTTTATCGACGAGCCTGGCCGTTTTGGTATCGAGCGCTGGCATGTGCCGCATGTCATCAACGGGCAGGTCTATGGATGGGAATCCGGCTGTCACGCCTTTTTCGATGCGCTTGAGCACTGGCGCGGCAACCAGTCCTTGCACACGTTGATGCAGGAACAGCGCGCGGTGGCAAATTCACGTCTGCGCGAGCTGGATGCGTGGGCCGAGCGCGCGCAGACGCAGGACCTGATTCAAGGGTTCAGCAATATTTGTGTCTTTGCGCGGTTATGTGATGACGATGCGCGGGTCGTTCGCGCGCTTGAACCTTTTTATGCACGGCCAGCCGCGCGTGTGTTCGGGCCGCAAGGTATGCGTATAACTTGA
- the mdh gene encoding malate dehydrogenase has product MARAKIGLVGAGQIGGTLALLAGLKELGDIVLVDVAEGVPQGKGLDIAEAAPVEGFDASVTGSNDYSALAGADVVIVTAGVPRKPGMSRDDLIGINTGIVNTVGAGIKQNAPNAFVIVITNPLDAMVEVMQRATGFAANKVVGMAGVLDSARFRHFLAEEFKVSVEDVNAFVLGGHGDTMVPLVRYSTVAGIPLPDMIKMGWTTQERLDAMVQRTRDGGAEIVALLKTGSAFYAPASSAIAMAESYLRDKRRVLPCAAKLNGEYGVKGLYIGVPCVIGKNGVEKIVEIKLNADEQKMFDKSVDAVKGLVEVIDKMGKAA; this is encoded by the coding sequence ATGGCACGCGCGAAAATCGGACTGGTCGGGGCAGGGCAGATCGGGGGGACGCTGGCGCTGCTGGCTGGCCTTAAAGAGCTTGGCGACATCGTTCTGGTCGACGTGGCCGAGGGCGTGCCGCAGGGCAAGGGTCTGGACATCGCCGAGGCCGCGCCGGTCGAAGGGTTCGACGCGTCGGTCACGGGTTCCAACGATTACAGCGCGCTGGCGGGTGCCGACGTCGTGATCGTCACCGCAGGCGTGCCGCGTAAGCCGGGGATGAGCCGCGACGACCTGATCGGCATCAATACCGGCATCGTCAACACGGTTGGCGCAGGCATCAAACAGAATGCGCCCAACGCCTTCGTCATCGTCATCACCAACCCGCTGGACGCGATGGTCGAGGTGATGCAGCGCGCGACGGGTTTTGCCGCCAACAAGGTGGTGGGTATGGCGGGTGTGCTGGATTCCGCGCGCTTCCGTCATTTTCTGGCCGAGGAGTTCAAGGTTTCGGTCGAAGATGTCAATGCCTTCGTCCTTGGCGGGCACGGCGACACGATGGTGCCGTTGGTGCGGTATTCCACCGTCGCGGGCATTCCGTTGCCTGACATGATCAAGATGGGGTGGACGACGCAGGAGCGCCTCGATGCCATGGTCCAGCGCACGCGCGACGGCGGGGCCGAGATCGTGGCGCTTTTGAAAACGGGTTCGGCGTTTTACGCGCCGGCGTCGAGCGCGATCGCGATGGCGGAATCGTATCTGCGCGACAAGCGCCGCGTTCTGCCCTGCGCCGCCAAGCTGAACGGCGAATACGGGGTCAAGGGCCTGTATATCGGCGTGCCGTGCGTGATCGGCAAAAACGGGGTCGAGAAAATCGTCGAGATCAAGCTGAACGCGGACGAACAGAAAATGTTCGACAAATCTGTCGATGCGGTCAAAGGGCTGGTCGAGGTGATCGATAAGATGGGCAAGGCGGCCTGA
- the ubiM gene encoding 5-demethoxyubiquinol-8 5-hydroxylase UbiM, with protein MTRAQTQEFDIVVVGGGPAGLSFACLMEGRGLKIAVIEGQAESTLGAPPYDGRDIALTHKSIGIMRAAGILDRIPEALDAPIKHARVLNGNSDYSLHFFPDDRADGVLGWLASNHLIRRACYEQFKTCRDSMLIAGQLVRAVNTDARGARVTLADGRVLNARLVVAADSRFSETRRKMGIPTQMRDFGRVCIVCRMGHAQAHDETAYECFRMDMTLAVLPVSPHESSVVLTLASDRAQEAMSMDEAAFNAMVTERFHARFGPMALAGTRHAYPLVATYARRFHAQRFALLGDAAVGMHPVTAHGFNFGLSGAQFLADEITRAQGLGLDIGSGTLLEKYTRAHRRATHPLYLATNMLVGLYTDTRRPARMARDALLRLGNAFAPVRKLITRELTSIPAQKRA; from the coding sequence ATGACGCGCGCGCAGACGCAAGAATTCGACATCGTGGTGGTGGGTGGCGGTCCCGCCGGTCTTTCCTTCGCGTGCCTGATGGAAGGGCGAGGGTTGAAGATTGCGGTCATCGAGGGACAGGCGGAATCCACGCTGGGTGCGCCGCCCTATGACGGGCGGGATATCGCGCTGACGCATAAATCCATCGGCATTATGCGTGCGGCGGGGATACTAGACCGCATTCCGGAGGCGCTGGACGCGCCGATCAAGCATGCCCGCGTTTTGAACGGCAATTCGGATTACAGTCTGCATTTCTTTCCCGATGACCGGGCGGACGGGGTTCTGGGCTGGCTGGCCAGCAACCATCTGATCCGCCGCGCATGTTACGAACAATTCAAGACTTGTCGTGACAGCATGTTGATCGCGGGCCAGCTTGTGCGTGCCGTAAACACGGATGCAAGGGGTGCGCGGGTGACGCTGGCCGACGGGCGCGTTTTGAACGCGCGGCTGGTCGTGGCGGCGGACAGCCGGTTTTCGGAGACGCGCCGCAAGATGGGCATTCCCACCCAGATGCGCGATTTCGGCCGGGTGTGCATCGTCTGCCGCATGGGTCACGCGCAGGCGCATGACGAAACCGCGTATGAATGTTTCCGTATGGACATGACTTTGGCGGTGTTGCCGGTCAGTCCGCATGAATCCTCGGTCGTTTTGACGCTTGCGTCGGATCGGGCGCAGGAAGCGATGTCGATGGACGAAGCCGCGTTCAACGCCATGGTCACCGAGCGTTTCCATGCGCGGTTCGGGCCGATGGCGTTGGCGGGCACGCGGCACGCCTATCCACTTGTCGCCACTTATGCGCGGCGTTTCCATGCCCAGCGTTTTGCCCTGCTGGGCGACGCGGCGGTGGGGATGCATCCGGTCACCGCGCACGGGTTCAATTTCGGTTTAAGCGGGGCGCAGTTTCTGGCGGATGAAATCACGCGCGCGCAGGGGTTGGGGCTGGATATCGGGTCGGGGACGCTTTTGGAGAAATATACGCGCGCACACCGGCGGGCGACGCATCCGCTTTACCTTGCGACCAATATGCTGGTCGGGCTTTACACCGATACGCGCCGCCCGGCGCGGATGGCGCGCGATGCGTTGTTACGGCTGGGCAACGCGTTTGCACCTGTGCGCAAGCTGATCACGCGCGAACTGACCAGCATTCCCGCGCAAAAGCGGGCGTAA
- a CDS encoding ankyrin repeat domain-containing protein, which produces MNQDEIQKALWDAAKKGDREKIRMLVVAGADVTAEDADGRTALHIASQNGQGDAYKTLLAAREMQELMKAGITPAAALAAKAGSLKSGGGREAA; this is translated from the coding sequence ATGAATCAAGATGAAATCCAGAAGGCCTTGTGGGACGCCGCCAAAAAGGGCGACCGCGAGAAAATCCGCATGCTGGTGGTTGCCGGCGCGGATGTGACGGCCGAAGACGCGGACGGGCGTACGGCGCTGCATATCGCCAGCCAGAACGGGCAGGGGGACGCCTATAAAACCCTGCTGGCCGCGCGTGAGATGCAGGAGTTGATGAAAGCGGGCATTACCCCGGCGGCGGCGTTGGCCGCCAAGGCAGGTTCGCTCAAATCGGGCGGCGGGCGCGAAGCCGCGTAA
- a CDS encoding S49 family peptidase, whose product MRDFLSDLPIVGDFMAQRPKVAVIRLSGVIADAQMRRGAVCAARYAELIEKAFAVRDLREVAIVVNSPGGAPAQASLIAGLIRHCAADKKMPVTAFVEDVAASGGYWLACAADKIYVQPASIVGSIGVIAAGFGFEDFIRRHDIKRRVHTAGTSKAMLDPFLPEKKNDVQRLESLQKEIHAQFIAWVRERRGNRLKGTEADLFEGQIWTGAGAVANGLADAVGDLRGVMHDKYGDKVRLMPFEPERGFVSSLLGTRAGRGGIAAEAMDAIEARGAWQRFGL is encoded by the coding sequence ATGCGGGACTTTCTTTCCGACTTGCCCATCGTGGGCGATTTCATGGCGCAGCGGCCAAAGGTCGCGGTCATCCGCCTTTCCGGCGTCATCGCAGATGCGCAGATGCGGCGCGGGGCGGTGTGCGCCGCGCGTTATGCCGAACTGATCGAAAAGGCATTCGCGGTGCGCGATCTGCGCGAGGTCGCGATCGTCGTCAATTCGCCGGGCGGCGCGCCCGCGCAGGCGTCGCTGATCGCCGGGTTGATCCGTCACTGCGCCGCCGACAAGAAAATGCCGGTGACCGCGTTCGTCGAGGATGTCGCGGCTTCGGGCGGATACTGGCTGGCCTGTGCCGCCGATAAAATTTATGTTCAGCCCGCGAGCATCGTCGGGTCCATCGGCGTCATCGCCGCCGGGTTCGGGTTCGAGGATTTCATCCGCCGCCACGACATCAAGCGCCGGGTGCATACGGCGGGCACGTCAAAGGCGATGCTGGACCCGTTTTTGCCGGAGAAAAAAAACGACGTTCAGCGGCTTGAATCGCTGCAAAAGGAAATCCATGCGCAATTCATCGCATGGGTGCGCGAACGCCGGGGCAACCGCCTGAAAGGCACCGAGGCCGATTTGTTCGAGGGGCAGATATGGACCGGGGCGGGCGCGGTGGCCAACGGGCTTGCGGACGCCGTCGGCGATCTGCGCGGGGTGATGCACGACAAGTACGGCGACAAGGTGCGATTGATGCCGTTCGAGCCGGAGCGCGGGTTTGTTTCCTCTTTGCTGGGTACGCGCGCAGGGCGCGGTGGGATTGCCGCCGAAGCGATGGACGCCATTGAGGCGCGCGGCGCGTGGCAGCGTTTCGGGCTGTAG
- a CDS encoding methyltransferase domain-containing protein translates to MSKANPPTDTLAAYTETTLLGGRVRLLQYAHGLRAGLDAVMVAAGCAARAGERVLDLGCGTGAAGLCVRARAGVHLSGVDIQPELVALARESAALNGWDADFGVADIRDRSTIAAGAYHHVVCNPPYLQAGTWSVTPDTVRARQLGKQVGDATLAEWVEAAHRALKPGGGLSLIHRADHIDKVVAALAARGFGAIEIWPLYAHEGEDALRIVIRARKGRKTPATIHPGLVLHETGTEAGGAWRPQAERILSGAETLDALSGA, encoded by the coding sequence ATGTCAAAGGCAAACCCCCCGACGGACACACTTGCGGCGTACACGGAAACCACCCTTCTGGGGGGGCGTGTGCGATTATTGCAATATGCGCATGGCCTGCGTGCCGGGTTAGATGCGGTGATGGTCGCGGCGGGCTGTGCCGCGCGTGCGGGCGAACGCGTGCTGGATCTGGGGTGTGGCACGGGCGCGGCCGGTCTGTGCGTGCGTGCGCGGGCGGGCGTGCATCTGTCCGGCGTGGATATCCAGCCGGAACTGGTCGCTTTGGCGCGGGAAAGCGCGGCGCTGAACGGATGGGATGCGGATTTCGGCGTTGCTGACATTCGCGATCGGTCCACGATCGCGGCGGGCGCATATCATCACGTCGTGTGCAACCCCCCTTATCTACAGGCCGGGACGTGGTCGGTTACGCCGGACACGGTGCGGGCGCGGCAATTGGGCAAACAGGTTGGGGACGCGACGCTGGCCGAATGGGTAGAAGCGGCGCATCGCGCGCTAAAGCCGGGCGGCGGGTTGAGCCTGATCCACCGTGCGGACCATATCGACAAGGTCGTCGCCGCGCTGGCGGCGCGCGGGTTCGGGGCCATCGAAATCTGGCCGCTTTATGCGCATGAGGGGGAAGATGCGTTGCGCATCGTCATCCGTGCGCGCAAGGGGCGCAAGACGCCCGCCACGATCCATCCCGGCCTTGTCCTGCACGAAACGGGAACCGAGGCCGGGGGCGCATGGCGCCCACAGGCCGAGCGGATTTTGAGCGGGGCGGAAACGCTGGACGCGCTTTCGGGCGCGTAA
- a CDS encoding polyprenyl synthetase family protein: MTALKHKDCPASNPAASPLDRLAALLEGEMDATNAAILARARSHIPLIPQVAEYLIAAGGKRIRPLLTLAAANLFGGAPGAPGLAAAVEFIHTATLFHDDVIDESAQRRGKPAANLVFGNKAAVLVGDFLFGRAFEMMVETDDLRILAILSRAARVMSEGEVLQMSLTGDIDITIDQYRDIIDAKTAALFSGAAESGALLAGCDDTGAAAMRDYGYHLGMAFQMIDDLMDYTGRTAKMGKESGDDFREGKMTLPVILAIGSADDEERAFWTRTMQAHDQTPADLETARALIAQHDAVSRGRDIARDHAARARAALAPCPQCELRGVLEDVLDFVVARDH, encoded by the coding sequence ATGACCGCCTTGAAGCACAAGGATTGCCCCGCGTCAAACCCGGCGGCGTCCCCCCTCGACCGTCTGGCCGCGTTGCTGGAGGGGGAAATGGACGCAACCAACGCCGCCATTCTGGCCCGCGCCCGTTCCCACATCCCCTTGATTCCGCAAGTCGCGGAATATCTGATCGCTGCGGGCGGCAAACGCATCCGCCCCCTGCTGACCCTTGCCGCCGCAAATCTGTTCGGCGGCGCGCCCGGCGCGCCGGGACTTGCCGCCGCGGTTGAATTCATCCACACCGCGACCCTGTTCCACGACGACGTCATCGACGAAAGCGCCCAGCGCCGCGGCAAGCCCGCCGCCAACCTGGTGTTCGGCAACAAGGCAGCCGTGCTGGTCGGCGATTTTTTGTTCGGCCGCGCTTTTGAAATGATGGTCGAAACCGACGATTTGCGCATTCTTGCGATCCTTTCCCGCGCCGCGCGCGTGATGTCGGAGGGCGAGGTGCTGCAAATGTCCCTGACCGGCGACATCGACATCACCATCGACCAGTACCGCGACATCATCGACGCCAAGACCGCCGCCCTATTTTCCGGCGCGGCGGAAAGCGGCGCGCTGCTTGCTGGTTGCGACGACACGGGCGCGGCCGCGATGCGCGATTACGGCTATCATCTGGGCATGGCGTTCCAGATGATCGACGACCTGATGGATTACACGGGCCGGACCGCGAAAATGGGCAAGGAATCGGGCGACGATTTCCGCGAGGGCAAGATGACCCTGCCCGTCATTCTGGCGATCGGCAGCGCCGATGACGAAGAACGCGCCTTCTGGACCCGCACCATGCAGGCCCACGACCAGACCCCGGCGGACCTTGAAACCGCCCGCGCACTGATCGCCCAGCACGACGCGGTATCCCGCGGGCGGGACATCGCGCGGGACCACGCGGCCCGCGCCCGCGCGGCGCTTGCCCCCTGCCCGCAATGCGAATTACGCGGCGTGCTTGAGGATGTTCTTGACTTTGTCGTCGCCCGTGACCATTAA